gaaaaatatttttagaaaaaatggaATGAGTTTTACAACCCAGTGACTAGACAATACATCTATAATCCACATGAGACCAGATAAAcattatcataaaaataattttagttagaaaataataatttatatgaatatgtgaatcaataagggagttctcatacagaaataaaatcaaatagtCCACACTTAGGCGGCTCCACCTCTAAAGGTAGCCCTTTCCTCTCATGTGTCCGTACGGAATAACAGATCCAACGTGTGACctacacgttaggctagcaacGCCCCTGCTAGCTGAGGTCTGAGCCAGATGCATCTAGGTTAACGTCATAACCGCCGTTAACTACGGTTTTCTAATACGAGcctcccaaaccaattcaaaacatataatttcaaatacaacAAATCTTTGATCCTTTAAATATATAAGGTATCGAACCAAATCAAATCAGATAATACTTTCTCATCCGAATCATAttcaatcatattttctcaatcttAAGGCATTTCAAACATGTTTCACAATTCCAAAATAAGTGAGTACCAACCAAATTTTAATACTTCAAAAATACATattcaaataaaactaaatgctttaatataatataaacttttattttcaaaCATACATATAgtctcataaaaatatatagtcTCATGTGCATATTAAAATGAGCTTCACAAGGATAAGTATTTAGTTCtaacaaatcaattagtaaaatcaatttaaaatcatttgataataatttttgtgaTAATAACTAAGTTCAAAGTTCcgtatattaaaataattatagacgTAAAACTAAACCATTATAAATGTAAAGCCTACTCACAACGTGGTCCTAAGGGACCGAAAATATCGAACTCGGAGTGCCAGAATCCAAGGTGAGGAGGATtgaagtaaaataaaatgaatgagCGCAGAATTTGGATCGAGATGATGGCAGCAACTTCCACGGCTACATCGCGGATGTAATCATAACATCAACAGCTCCAACCGTTCCATGATATCACTAATACCAGTACTCAAGATAATTTCCAGCAGAAACGCAACAAAAATAGGGCGATAGTACTAAAACAGAGATATATTATCGCAATTAAAACCAGAGCatgtaagaaaagaagaaaatatagcaGAGTAAAGGTGGAAGCGTTACAGTTTCATAAATGGAGTCAGAACAGGGAAAAAATTGTGCTGATTTAGAGACAAGAATGAAGGGAGTGTGGGGCTGAGCAAGATCACAACAAGGACGGAGACGGTTCATTAGTAGTGACGTCGGTGATGCTCCCTTGACGACGAGCTCCGTTGATGGCAACAGCAGACGCGACGATGGTGAACGGCTCCTCCATCGCGACTCTTTCTTCCTCCCTTCACTGGCCGACTCAAACTCTCCCTCTTCATTCAGCAATGACGGTGACCCCCAACAGAGATGGCGGCGGTTGAAGCTTAGCGGCGACGGAGACAAGGCACGGCGGCTGTACAGTTCGACGGCGGCGAGGCAGAACGGCGACAGTTCTTCTTCCGCGTCTCCTCTCTCGGACGCACCTCTCTCGGTTCTGGCCTCTGATGGCGACGCAACTGCAGTGAGCTGGACGCAGCTGGTGGCAACGCGACGGGACACGAACGGCGTGCTCCAGGCTGGCGGTGATGAGGTacaactctctctctcctcgCATGGTGGCTCGTTGTGGACAGCTCCCGCCTTCCTCCTCCGTTCTCTTCTCGCGGTCTCCCCTtttctctctttccttttttctttctttcttgttttccgTCAGGGTCTGGGTGTGTGTGCTGTGAAGAAGAGGGTGTGACGGGAGTGAGAGTGTGTGCGGTAGTGAGAGGTGAGTTAGTGTGTTAGAAGAGGGTTAGGGTTTGgtttgaaaaaaagaagaacaaggGGTATTGTAAggattttacattctaccctccttataaaaattttcgtcctcaAAAATTGATATAATCTTCAAAACTTTACATGGTTTTAGCACTTTACCGAACATGAGATATGAGCATAGCGAGGTGCAAAAGGTACAAGATAGGATCCTGATAAAACGATGTTACTGGCATTTCCCTACTCGTTCCCTTGACAACTCAGATATACATAGCCCTCTTCACGTCGTTCGTCAATGTTTTCTAAATACAATCTTGGTTCTGTAGTCAATATCCATGGTAGCAACCAGTCTTATGTCAAGTGTTCGAATTTCAACTTTCTAAACTTCCGCATCGGTAGCTGTGTCCTAAAAAACTAACGTATCGCTTGCTATATCTGAGAATCGCACATGACATTGAAACAAACACGAGTTTGCTTAAAAAGATTCTAAATTTAGGCAGAAAAGAGCAAACATCACAGATGGTGTTCGCAAGAATTCGGGGAGATGTGTAGGATCGCAACTAAAAAAGGATATACAAAAACAGTGAAGCATGCCAAAAAGAGAATCAATCGCATCTTAGTAAGAAAATCTGAATCAAGAAACTTTGatagaacaataaaagaaaagatggTGTATGAAGTTAAAACAAGTTTATGTTGGATCAAAGAAGTACAAAGTTCACAAGAGATGGCCATTAAAATCAACAGTAATATTCACAAAGATTTAAGAGAATGACTAGAAACACAATTAAATAACACACAATCTTTTAGAatcaaagaagaggaagaacatATAAGgcctaaaaattttataatatttatcgaGCAAAATAAGAACACTAGGACAAATGAAGTTAAAGAAAACAATAAGAAGCAACAGCACTATAGGTAAGGAAAGCTAAACAACAACAAACATACAACGTAAATAAAATACCCACAACAATTATAAATCCAAATCCCAAACAACAAGACAAAGACAATAATAGAGGGACAAAGCAAAACAACAAATACAAGATTTGACCGCACCTTTTAGAAAGACGATTGTAcaattatgaaaattaaaaacagtaaTTGTCACAAAAATTAACATCCTCATTTTCTCTTATCTAGAATTCTTTGACAAAGGCCATTTGAAATAATTATTGGCATAACCTTGAATATTAAGTATactagaataaaatttaatagctTTTGactataaataaaagataaataacgtAAAACATAATGAGAAAATGCAAGCAATCATCTCATTATTCCCAAGGCCAAAATTCACCTATacatttaacttatttttgtcATTATTGTAAAATAAAGTTAAATGATTTCCTATAATCATGTAGCTAAACTTAGTATGAAGTTACAAATAAATtcacatataaaataataataataataataaaactaaaatttaaagtattgGCAATTAACACACTAGGATCAATTATAATAactactttctttcttttttttttggtctaaATCTCCAATTATGAATTTGCTCTTAACATAATCAAAGCACATAGcaaaagaatttcaaaaaattagtaTGAAATCAGATTTCTTGTAAAGAtaaaacaccaaaaaaaaaaatcatattcataaatatatatactttatctttttttttggataaatgAAAAACACACATACAAGTATAACTATGGTTATAGAAAAAGTTGACTATTTTTTATGTGAAAAGGAGAACAACAACTATAAACTATAAATTACCAATTGTAAACCAGTCATTATGCATACACTAATGCACATATTTTATATAGATAAATATCTATATCTGCTTTGCAGCAGTTTTCAACCAATATTAATGgctcttaaaattttaatatgcataagaataaataaaatgaaaataggaGCATATAATCATCAATGGTTGGAGGAAGATGTGAAATCCTTGTAAAAGAAATTtctcaaaagaaaaaggaaaggaaaagcttAAAGTAATGGTGAGATTTTATGTATAAAATACATTCTGATAGAAATCAAAACGCCAAATGCTGAAATACTTTAACAACTTCGCAAAGAGTcaagaattataataattaaatacttaAATGAGTGCAAAGCAAGAGAATAGAGCTTCCATAATCGTGACAAAGAAACTAATGATTAAGATGTAAAGCAAGGAAATATTTAAGTAAATACTccataatactaataataaaattagcaaTAACTTCGTTACAAGAGAAAAGACTTTCAAATTACTaatcattcaataaaaaaaattctaacttGTTGAAAAATTTACCAAAATAGTCTATATATTATGATTGTCCTAATAAAATTTCAAGTTGTTTTGAATATTGATTCCcacttataaatttaaaagcaACAAAGTTCACAAAAATCTTATATTAtcacattaaaataaataatatattttcaatcctagtgaaaatttaatttaaagtatCATTATATAGCTCAAGTAAGTACATAATTTTACTTACACTATTTTATTCCACAAACCCAACCAAATGTAATTCATGAAACATCAAGTTTCATTGAGAAATcagataattttaaaactagAGTTATTAAGGGGTACATAATAAGAAAGCATGGtttgtaataattaattgaatatagtaaagaaaaaaattcgtataagtaatttattttgctttaagAAATTAGATATCTAgtctttttatcaaaaattgTCAACAAAGATAGATATTTAgtctttttatcaaaaattgTCAACAATTCTTTCTAATCTTTAAGATCTACTTCCAAATATCACAAAGGCACTACAAATCAAGAAAATCAATCTCCCTAAACCTCTGAGAATAAGAACAATAGTTGAAAATAAGGAAATTTTCAGAAAAGCAAGGGTTAAGAAAATTCTCAGATTTCAGATCATACTCAAAAGCAAAATTCATCTTATAATCACCAACCAAAAGGCAAACGTTCACAATCTTTCTCTCAACTTATCAAGCAGGAAATAGTTCTGTGACAAAAAGTCATATTCAGCAACAAAGAACCATAATGGAAACAGATCATTAATTagaaaaacaaaactaaacttctagatcgaaaaaaaaaatcgatcCAGCTAACTTATCACCCAAATAATTCACTACacttaaacaaagaaaatcaacAATCGAACAAACAACAATAACACTCTATTCATATGTTGCATCATATAGTCCTTCTTGAGCAACTAAATAGGCCGTTTTCaaaattattgatttgaaaaaaaatcaaaagctaatCAAAATTATGTTAGCTTCAAAAATCATCAACATAAGAAGGAAAATCTCAATATCGCTTATCAAATCCAGAACAAAGCATCTCGATCAGAAACTCAGCAAATTCATGCAATCCACAAATCAAAATACAATTCTATAAGGAAATCAGATTGTAATTCACAACAAACATGAATCGAATCTTTAAAGTAACTCATAAACTATTGACATTAGGAATCATAGAGAACAACCCAAAGACGAAGAAGATTAAAGCACACATTCACAAAATCAGAGAAAATTAGAACTAGCTAGGAGAGAAATCGCGAACCAGAACCAAAACTGAAACCCTTGCAAAAACACATTCGAGAAAATCTACCAAGAATATGTCAAGATTGGGTACAAAAGGACAAGAGTAGTAAGAAGCAGTAGAGGACGCATGCTCTCAATAATCAGAAGACAACAATGACATCGAGGACAAAGAGGACATTCCTATAGGCCTTTGATAGTGCCACAATTTGTACAAATAGGCGcgcttctatttatacaattGTGATCCTATCATAAGACACTTGCTGCATATTACACAGATTAAACctaagctctgataccacttttTCACGGCCCAAAATGAACCATGACCGGTGCTTAGGGAAATAGTTCCCTAGCAAGCCTATCAgactcaaatataaattaaataagaaagttacaaatattttaaagaaatttaCAGTTTCtaaaatgaataatttcatatttttattaaaaggtaaaataaatagatatGGATGGATCCTGCCTGTGACATATGGAGCATATGACGTCTAAGAACTCAACAAAAATGAAGTACTAATTGCAGATCATCACTCTTGAATAGAAGGCTCACACATTTAAGTATTTGttcctgaaaaatatttttagaaaaaacgGAATGAGTTTTACAACCCAGTGACTAGACAATACATCTATAATCCACATGAGACCAAATAAAcattatcataaaaataattttagttagaaaataaaaatttatatgaatatgTGAATCAATAAGAGAGTTCTCATacagaaataaaatcaaatagtCCACACTTAGGCGGCTCCACCTCTAAGGGTAGCCCTTTCCTCTCGTATGTCCGTACGGAATAACAGATCCAACGTGTGACctacacgttaggctagcaaTGCCCCTGCTAGCTGAGGTCTGAGCCAGATGCATCTAGGTTAACGTCATAACCGCCGTTAACTACGGTTTTCTAATACGAGcctcccaaaccaattcaaaacatataatttcaaatacaacAAATCTTTGATCCTTTAAATATATAAGGTAtcgaatcaaatcaaatcagatAATACTTTCTCATCCGAATCATAttcaatcatattttctcaatcttAAGGCATTTCAAACATGTTTCACAATTCCAAAATAAGTGAGTACCAACCAAATTTCAATACTTCAAAAATACATATTCAAATAAAACCAAATGCTTTAAGATaatataaacttttattttcaaaCATACATATAgtctcataaaaatatatagtcTCATGTGCATATTAAAATGAGTTTCACAAGGATAAATATTTAGTTCTAATAAATCaattagtaaaattaatttaaaatcatttgataataatttttgtgaTAATAATTAAGTTCAAAGTTCcgtatatcaaaataattatagacGTAAAACTAAACCATTATAAATGTAAAGCCTACTCACAACATGGTCCTAAGGGACCGAAGATATCGAACCCGGAGTGCCAGAATCCAAGGTGAGGAGGATtgaagtaaaataaaatgaatgagCGTAGAATTTGGATCGAGACGATGGCAGCAACTTCCACGGCTACATCGCGGATGTAATCATAACATCAACAGCTCCAACCATTCCATGATAGCACTAATACCAGTACTCAAGATAATTTCCAGCAAAAACGCAACAAAAGTAGGGCGATAGTACTAAAACAGATATATATTATCGCAATTAAAACCAGAGCatgtaagaaaagaagaaaatatagcaGAGTAAAGGTGGAAGCGTTACAGTTTCATAAATGGAGTCAGAACAGGGAAAAAATTGTGCTGATTTAGAGACAAGAATGAAGGGAGTGTGGGGCTGAGCAAGATCACAACAAGGACGGAGACAGTTCATTAGTAGTGACGTCGGTGATGCTCCCCTGACGACGAGCTCCGTTGATGGCAACAGCAGACGCGACGATGGTGAACGGCTCCTCCATCGCGACTCTTTCTTCCTCCCTTCACTGGCCGACTCAAACTCTCCCTCTTCATTCAGCAATGACGGTGACCCCCAACAGAGATGGCGGCGGTTGAAGCTTAGCGGCGACGGATACAAGGCGCGGCGGCTGTAGCAGTTCCACGGCGGCGAGGCAGAACGGCGGCAGTCCTTCTTCCGCGTCTCCTCTCTCGCACTCGTCCCCCCTCTCGGACGCACCTCTCTCGGTTCTGGCCTCTGATGGCGACGCAACTACAGTGAGCTGGACGCGGCTGGTGGCAACGCGACGGGACATGAACGACGTGCTCCAGGCCGGCGGTGATGAGGTGCGACTCTCTCTCCTCGCATGGTGGCTCGTTGTGGACAGCTCTGCCTTCCTCCTCCGTTCTCTTCTCGCGGTCTCCCCTtttctctctttcctttttttctttcttttttttttcgtcaaGGTCTGGGTGTGTGTGCTGTGAGGAAGAGGATGTGACGGGAGTGAGAGTGTGTGCGGTAGTGAGAGGTGAGTGAGTGTGTTAGAAGAGGGTTAGGATttggtttgaaaaaaaaaagaggaacaaGGGTATTGTAGGgattttacaatttaaattgtaaaaaaataataaataaatgtatcaATGCATCCACAgttgattttgtgcatttagAACTTGTATTTATTCTCGAGATTATCGAAATGCATCAACGGTTGATTTTATGCCTCTGGAGCTTGTACTTATTCTCCAAATTATCGACTTTGTTCTTATACTGTTGTCATGTAGGacatttcattaattattaaactTTAATCTCATGATAGGATTacattgaaattaaatgaaacttttttggattcaaataagaCACTTTAAGAAACAAAACAGGATTACGCTCAGAATTATCTTGACATTGGTTGTTTCTTTAGGTGGGAAACTTAGGCAATTCAATTTTGATAATACccttttaaatgaaaaattggaAAAACAAGTGTATATGGCAGTGTTGTAAGAATCGGACCGGACTGGCCGGTTTAATCAGAAAACCAGTAAATCAGTGATCTGACCGGTTCGGTTGAAATTTTGGACTGAAGAAGGATTTAAACCGCTTAAAATTGGGCGATTCGTTACAAATCGGACAAAATCGATCAAAATTGGCCGGTTCAATCCAATTCGTAAACCAGTCAGTCCTATAGTGCTCCCAACAAATGCAGGTATTGGATGCTTCGGCAGCATTTAAATGTTGATCCAATATTCAAAAAGGCACCAATAAGGAGCACCACAAAGTTGGTGTATTCATTTGTAAATCTATGTGCTAattattctatatattatatacatacacaactgaattattttatatttatttaatttaattttagttttatactcaatttttttaattctttagaatttatagaattattaaaataagtatcaaatattttaatatttacatttacatattaaaatgttagtaaagatatttattttaaatttttagagtaTTGAATTAGTAGGTTTTCGAAGATTTCGACTTAAGACTAATTAGTGGGGACATATAAGCTTCACTACTAAATTTCACATGATAAATTAACAGAGGAACATAATGTGTTCATCCTTTACTATCTTGAAGGACTAAAttgatactttattttttttcaagggCTAATTAATCTGAAGTCGAAAATTTTAAGGACCTAATTGTcactttattcaaatttttactattttatattttttatttacgtatGACCGGTTCTATCGATTGAACCAGTGACCCAGTGATCTAATAATTTGACTGGTTCAATTATCGgttcggttctgacaactatgatATATGGTACAACGTGAAGTACATGTCAATATTATCTCTCTTTAGTGTGATTTGCATAAAGCAATTAATGGATTATCACAAACACTGAAGCAATTTGGATTTACTAATGCAAAGTCTGATgtgtttttattcttgaaaaTTGCTTCTTCTTATGCTATATATTTACTCGTAAATGTAGATGACATAATAGTGGCAggaaataataaatcataaatctcTTCTCTCATTAGGAAGCTCAATGCAGTATTTCCTTTGGAAGATCTAGAGAAGTTTAGCTACTTCCTTGGGCTTGAGGTATATTACTTGTCACAAGGACAACTCTTGATCACTCAAACAAATTATGCTCGTGAGCCCTTAAGGAAATGTGGTATGATCAATCAAAACCATTACCAACACCAAttgtttcaaattcaaaactagCATCAGATGACTCAGAGGCTTATGATAATCCAAAAGAATATAGAACCATAGTGGGAGCACTTCAATACCTTACTTGGCTTACTATGACTCGTCCAGATCTCAGTTTTGCATTaaattgtgtatcacaatttatGCACAAAACTATTTCNNNNNNNNNNNNNNNNNNNNNNNNNNGTATACTAAGATACCTGCGAGGTACAGTAGAATTTGGTCTGCTATTCTCAAAATCCACTGATTTTAGACTACTTACATTTGCAAATGCAGATTGGGGTAGAGACTTGGACGATCGAAAGTCTATTACAGGATTTTGTGTTTGCTTTGGCAACAATTTAGTCTCATGGAGGAGTGTGAAGCAAACAAAAGTAAGTCAGAGCAGTACTGAGACAGAGTATAGGACGATTGCAGCTTCTCAATCTGAGATTATgcgttaaaaattttataaaactagTAATTTAGTACCTCTAGCCATTGCCAATAAAtactttgatttaatttaaaactttCAATTCTTGAATCACAAAGCCAGATAGAATCAAAATGTGTTTGTTTTGTTGTGTTTTCAAGATTGGAAATCCaaactttataaaatttatcaacaaTCGTGTTCTTTCCATTAAAAAACAGACTAACTgacaatataattaattaataattacaacACCACCCAAACTAATTTCtatattaacaaattaaatcacaattaaaataaaaattctaacatTATATCCATACAAAAGTTATTGGTGGAACTTAAGATACCTCAACCAACTTCTCCAAAAATTTATTGCGACAATCTAAGTACATGCTTGCTATCTGCGAATTCAGTACTACATAGTCGTTGTAAACATCTTGAACTTGATCTTTATTTCATTCGGGATTTGGTAAATAATAAAGAGCTCTATGTCATACACATACCTTCACAGGATTTGATAGCTGATACATTAACTAAACTCCTGTCTGTTCAAGCTTTCAGCAAATACAGAGACAAACTGAGGGTACATACTTCCAAGTACCTCAGTTTGAGGGGAGGGGGGGAGTATTGGCAGTAGAGTTATCCTTGGTCAGTTACAAAAAGGTTGAAAACTGTTGTGCTAACGTGggttactatatatatatatatattagaattGATATGAATTGTAAATATAGTATGATTCAATAATATGCAGAGTTTTCTTTTGcctttttctctcaattttttaattctacACTGAGATCCTCTTTCAATTTtggaataaaaaattgttacacACTCTAATTCATGTCACATGAATCACTATTACCATCGtacacattatatattaaaattgtgaatttagcgaataaattaaaatcaacgTTACACTCAAATCCATGTGTGGATAGTATTGTTAGCCCTAAATTGTGATCACTGAGCTTTATTTTGGTACTTACTAACTTAAAAATCAAGGTATTCTCTCGTTGCCGTATAGGTCACGAAtatcaattttgttttcaatgtgAATACTAGAGAATGGAGAGAGACGATTGACGCATTCAATTTTATTGCACTTATTCTTTGATATGATATATCTGCTCCAcatgaattaataattaaacatataGTATTGTTTTTCACATTATAATCTCTTACAAAGACCTCATAATTGAAACCAACTCTTAAATAGCTATTATCTTATTCTTCTACACTTACGTACCATGCATGCACCACAAGTATTactattatatacatatacatatacatacatatatatttatttgagGGGAAATGCTGGAGGTGGTATATGATGTATGTAACTACTAACTAAGGTCTAAGAGATAGATGACATTCTGTAAGATTGTTGGTCGATGATTTTGGTAGTAGAAGGGGACTCTTGGAAGATAATTTCATTGCCATCGCGGAAGCCATCCATTTGTTGGGCCATGAGCTGCCAAAAAAGCCCACCAGCACAAGGTCCCCCACTACTAGCACTAGTGAATATTGCATCATAGATCTTTCTCATGTAACTGTCCCTTTCTGCAACGCTATACCCTGGTGTCTTTGAAGACTTGCCAAACTCTCCAACAACAATGGGCTTTCCCAAAATCTTCTGTGTGTCTTCAATGTGTGCTTTTATCCATTTGTCTACAAATTCACCCTTTGCTACTTCGTTCGCCCCTGCCATCCTATATATCCATAATAaagtattaataaaaaaaataaagtaaataatatcataatattattaattattgttagagatataattatttgtgTGTCTTCttctattagtttaaatttttaaaaaaactaatatcataatataatattaaaacttTTATAATCGAAAAGTCTAAAATTTGATCTTTgttaaatccaaaaaaaaaaaagtgtacaagaccattttcttttaagaaaaaaagaaaatatatgcaAAAATCCAAACaatctaaaatctaaaaaaaaggttcttacttaaaataatttattagaaatataaCCATTATGTGTCTCCTCTTATCAGAATAAATTTTAAGTAGTATCATGACAATTATTAATTGCATTATTTTTATGATAAGATTATAGTATAGATAAATACTCGCTTAAATATATCTTTATATGAAGATGATTGTTGAAAACTATTAGATAATAATTCTTAATGTTATTTtcatagaatttaattttgatgtactgttaatataaaatagttttacatACGCATTAAATTATGTAATGTCACATCatcaaaaataattatcattttcatttatcacatgaataattatctaaaaaaatattttttactatcagtgcattaaaattaaattctattttgatACGAACACATATTTATATACATACCATTCATCCGGATAGAGATGGATAGTAGCAAAATCGACTTGGGGAACTTGGTTGCTAGAAATGAAATCAGTGCCAACTAATTGAAACCCTGGATTGAATTGTTTTCTGGTTTCATCATAGAAGCCTTCAAGTCCAACTTCAAGTAAATGATTTGTATCAATGGATTTCACAAAAGCAGCCATCTCAATCACCCATTCCTGAAAAACCCAACACCCATTCATATATTATCATCATGTCCAAAATTAGGTGGCCTATCCTAATTaagctttttctttatttatttatctagttaGGCTATACttgttaatataattaattgattGGCACTGTAGCCAGTTGTAAAATGTTGTATAGCTATGATGGCGAAATTATAAGAAAATGACCTTGATAACTTTGCCTGAGTAGTCACTTTGGGAACGAGGTTCGTTCATCAATTCCCACGCAAAAATGGTTGGATCATCCTTATATGCCACCCCTGTTATCGTGTTTCTTCTTCCTACCACAgcctgtatatatatatgtgcatGTATccgttcaattttttatttgaaaaattattaaaaatgatttaaggcatttatagtatttttgttttcgtgaaattaataaaaattaattgatgGGACAAGAGAAAGGAGAACAAAATATTTCCGTCTTTCCAACATGGGATGAAAGTTATTTGTCTTTGTCCTCAAATTAAACCTTCCACCTTTCCGATATGTCCTACAAATAAATAATGTTATGTGCCACTAACTAGAAGATAAGTATATGAAAAAGCATGTTGTTTAGACCACAATTTAATTTGGAACACATAAACCAAATATATGGataatatatatgtgtgtgttttTTCCTCAAGGCTATACTATAAGAGGCC
This portion of the Arachis duranensis cultivar V14167 chromosome 6, aradu.V14167.gnm2.J7QH, whole genome shotgun sequence genome encodes:
- the LOC107492266 gene encoding mannan endo-1,4-beta-mannosidase 4, translated to MSTMKCRRGTNGCLKNMVLTAFMVAVVVVQLQHVSCNGVGVGGNGFVQRSGTNFVVNGKRFYFNGFNAYWLMYMGTDPSTRSKVTTTLQQASIHGLRVARTWAFNDGPNYRALQISPGTYDENVFRGLDFVVSEARKYGVRLILSFVNNWKDFGGKNQYVQWAREHGGQNVNNEDDFFSNPVAKQYYKNHIKAVVGRRNTITGVAYKDDPTIFAWELMNEPRSQSDYSGKVIKEWVIEMAAFVKSIDTNHLLEVGLEGFYDETRKQFNPGFQLVGTDFISSNQVPQVDFATIHLYPDEWMAGANEVAKGEFVDKWIKAHIEDTQKILGKPIVVGEFGKSSKTPGYSVAERDSYMRKIYDAIFTSASSGGPCAGGLFWQLMAQQMDGFRDGNEIIFQESPSTTKIIDQQSYRMSSIS